In one Acanthochromis polyacanthus isolate Apoly-LR-REF ecotype Palm Island chromosome 20, KAUST_Apoly_ChrSc, whole genome shotgun sequence genomic region, the following are encoded:
- the pomp gene encoding proteasome maturation protein, translating to MRKCRHEPATQPEIQLYRTESRRNGITMNTRGIRSQLKDSVPVAGMCPQGAYGVQDSLRSGFTSVKNELLPSHPLELSEKNFQLNQDKMNFSTLRNIQGLHAPLKLQMEYRAARQIQRLPFLQSSHLALDTLRGSDEAIGFEDILSDPAQSETMGEPHMMVEYKLGLL from the exons ATGCGGAAGTGTCGTCATGAACCCGCGACGCAACCGGAAATTCAATTGTACAGAACAGAAAGTAGAAGAAACGGAATCACAATG AATACCAGAGGAATCCGCTCTCAGCTGAAAGACAGTGTCCCTGTGGCCGGGATGTGTCCACAGGGAGCTTATGGAGTGCAGGACTCACTGCGAAGCGG CTTTACCAGTGTAAAGAATGAGCTTCTTCCCAGCCACCCGCTAGagctgtctgaaaaaaat TTCCAGCTAAACCAGGACAAGATGAACTTCTCCACACTCAGAAACATCCAGGGTCTTCATGCTCCACTCAAACTGCAGATGGAGTACCGAGCAGCCAGACAG ATCCAGCGTCTGCCGTTCTTACAGAGCTCACACTTGGCTCTCGACACACTGCGGGGCAGCGATGAGGCCATCGGTTTCGAGGACATCCTCAGCG ATCCAGCCCAGAGTGAAACGATGGGCGAGCCACACATGATGGTGGAGTACAAACTGGGGTTGTTGTGA